The Lolium perenne isolate Kyuss_39 chromosome 6, Kyuss_2.0, whole genome shotgun sequence genome segment GGCTCATAACTTAGCCTTTTCATAATGGAGGTCTCTTAGCGGGATATCCTAGTTAATTTGCTTATATGGCACCTTATTTAATGATAAAAGAGAGTGGTGGTGTATCAAACTATGTTTCTTTTGATAAATAAGACGCACGTGTATTTCAAGATGAACTTTGACCGAAAAAGTTGAGCAATAATTTTTTATTATATTGTaaataattagtatcgttggatttgaATTGAAAAACACTTTCCAATGATGTCAATTGTATACCAACAATTTTTATATATTTATAGTAATTGTTGGTCAAAGAAAAACACATAAAACGAGGATGCACTATTCATTGAAATGGAGGGAGTAGCTAAGATAGAATACTTGCACACCTCCATAGGCAAAAGACTTTAATAGCCCAATCACATTAATGCATTAGCCCAAAATTATTAAATTTAGATACACCACTAAGAAATAATGTATTGAAGTATTTGTGTATTAAGAAACACCACTGTCTACGATAACCTGCTAAGATCCAACCTATTGTAAATGCCTGAGATATAATACTTGCACACGATCATAGGCAAAAAACATTAATAGCCCAATCAGATTCATGCATGATCCCATAATTATTCAATTTAGATACAGACATACAGTATATTAAGACTAGCTCCAATagaagtatcataggtagtatcatgcatgctatGTAGGGCAAAATcttatgtggcacatcaattaatgagaAGAGAGGTGAGACTAGTATCATactaggtagataccgtatcatagcacgtaaaactagaaattttagtggcaaacacataatgtacatatatttgcattaaaattctacaaaacattaaatatgatagAACTataatactaattcatgatactatacattgtagatattgtatcataaactagtatcgtaCTCCATAATACTTTTCATTGCGACTAGTCTTGTATCTTAATAAACGCTTACCACCTACAATAACGTGCTAAAAATAAACCCATTATGAAAGGCCTTAGCCAGGGCCGCTACTTCTTTTGACCAAGGGCGCCATTGTGGCTTTTAGGCCCTCATATTTTGTACCGATTAATGTACTGTATTTCTCTAGAACATTATTCAATAAACAAACTAGCCGAGTCAGAGTAGAAAGTACTTGCACTTAAAACATCCGCTAGCCAACTACCCCGGCCGGCtccgcctatataaacccccACCCGCCCGCCCGCTCCGATCCTGCAAGTCCATCAACAGAGCAGCAGTTAGGAGTACATAACATAGCAAGTGGACTTTTGTGATCGGCTGAAGCTAGCAGAGATGGCAGTTTCTTCTGGCCGCGCGGCAGCGTCCGCcgccctcctccttctcctcctcctcgccacAGGTTTGTTTGTTCTCGGTGCTCCGCCATGGTGACTTTGTTTCGTCGGATCTTGGTGCCCTGTCAACAAACAAGCAATTTTGATTTAAGCTGTGACTTTTATCGGGTTTGCAGAGCTGGGGACGACGACAGTGGCGGAGGCGGGGGCGAGGACCTGCAGGTCGCAGAGCCACAGCTTCAAGGGGGATTGCACGAGCTCGACCAACTGCGCCAGCGTGTGCAAGACGGAGGGCTTCCCCGACGGCAAGTGCAAGACGCACTACCTCGTGAGCAAGTGCTTCTGCATAAAGGACTGCTGACCGGCCAGCGCTCCGCAGACCGGCGATCGACCTCCGCTTCTTCTGTTCCTGTTGATCAATCGGGTGCTAGTTGTTCGTCCGTCGCCGTGTGGCGCGTCTGTCTGCTAGATGTGTCCTCCGCGCGCGCTTAGAATAAAGTAGAATTGGAAATTAAGTGATGTTGTGTGTGTGAACCTTTGCTACCACAGATTTTGCGCCTGCAAAAACTacccagccccccccccccccgtatcCTGATTCTGCAATCCTCGAGGTCGCGAGTCGCGGATCGACTTGTCACGCAGGACGCCTAGAGAATTGCACTCCAATCCATGGATGCCCGCGCCGATCGACTTGTCACGCTGCGCGCTATAAAGACGGCATGCATTCGCTGCGCTGCGTGCGACCTTGCTTGCGTCCGCTCCGATGGATGGATGCGTTAATCAGGTAGTAATGAGCGCCATGGATGCGTCCAGCTCCATCCATCGGCAAAACGTGAATACAGCCGCGCGCGGATATTCATTGTTGACCGCAAACGTGAGAGCGGTATTATTTTGGCCGGTTGCTACTCGAAAACCCAACCGCCTTGCGTCCTTTAATAACTTTTAAGTTCTAATAATATTTTTTTACACAAAAGACCAAAAGACCAGACATTGAATTAATAACCCCTTCAACAGGGATAAGATACATGATGCTGAACCGACACGAACTAACAAGAAAGCTACAACCAGAATCGGGAATAGCAGGCACGTCTCATAGGAAGACTAGGCTGAATCGGATCAGGAACAGTGTCTCACCTAAAGCGCgaaccaacaaacacacatggcgTCAACAGACCTCCATCGTCATAGGCGACACCACCAGAGGTCAACCACCACCGGTAACCGGCTACCACTTCCCACAAAACCAACAAGCAGCTCGAGGGTAGTACCACGAGGGAGCAGAACACAGAGTAAGCCTTGCCGAAGATCGCCAGATGATGATCGACCATCCGAAGATATCGCACCTCTGCCACACAACCAATGGAGAGCCGCATGTTGTGAGCTCcaagacgatgccttcaagaagagcACGACACAAGAGCACCGACACCACCCGATCTGAGGATCTAGGGTTTTTACCAGGAGCCCGTAGCAGGACAAAGAGAAGCCCCAACGATGCCTTCAGGAAGGGCATGGTGTCCACGGGCGGCGCCGTCATCGCCCAAGCAGGGAAGGGTTTCCCCTCGGCAAAGTATCTCCACTCCGGATGGCAATGGGTACCCGTCACCCGTTAACCCGCCAGGTACCCGCATCTAATGGAGGAGGGTATGGTGAGAAAAAAACCCATGGGTCTCTTAATGGTAAATACTTTGACCCAACGGGTCTAGTGTAGGAGGGTATGGAGGTTGCAAACCCATACCCGCCAACCCGCCTCAGATAAGTGGAGCCCACCTGTCATTCAGTAAATTGAAACCCTAACTAGCCAAACGCCCAGACCCCAAACCCCCAAGGCCCGAACGAGCCAAACCCTATTTTCCCCCCACCCCTGGCCCGTGCGCCGCCTCTCCCCTAATCCCCGATCCCGAACTCTCCCCCAGTCTCCACCACTCCAccagccgccaccaccgccatggAGATGGAGGATGAGATTCGCCCTCCTCTGGAGATCCCTCTGCAAGGGAGTGGGGAGCGGCTTGGATTCCTCCTTGGCATGCAGCCCTCCCGGCCGAGCTGCAGAGAAGCTGCAGAGGCTCGGATTCCTCCCGGTTTGCCGCCTTTTTCGGCCGGAGCTGGCACCGGTAGCAGTCGGCAGAGGCCTCGTGTCCCCACCGACGGTGGCCGGCAACAGCCGAATAAAGGGAAGCAGCTTGCCGGAGCACGGCCAGTGAAGGCGACATCTCCATGGTAAGGAGTGGGCAATGTGTTCTTTCCTAAGATATGTGAAATCAAGATGAAAAATTACGCAGTGGGCAACCTCTAATGATCTCTGTATCCAAGCCATGTCAAATAACATGATAGATAAATTCGATAAGTATTGGACACAAATTCAAGGTCTCATGAGCATAGCTACAGTCCTTGATCCTAGATATAAGAAGCATATGCTGGTAGCCTGTTTTGCAATGCTCCATGGCATTGCCTCGACCTCTGTTGAATGCACTGAGAAGGTAGAATCTGTTGTTGCCAATCTCCATAGTTTGATTAAGGAGTATGAACTAGATGGAGACGGATATCAACAAGTTGAAGAGTGTTCCATCTCTGAAAAGACATCTACTACAAATTGGACCAACCATCGAACGACGATTGACGCACCACCACAGAATGCTCGCCGGTGCCACGCCGCCTTCACGGGAGTGGGCATTGTCTAGCACCTAAGCTTCTGGCACGCCCGCCATCTAGCAAGCTCTCACCTAGGGTTTCGCCCTGCCGCTTGCGGGAGCAGGCATGACGAAAATGCTCTCTCACTTTTAAGCTTTGATCAAGTTACCAAATGTTATATGTACCGAAACAATACTCATCCCGTCATCTTTGTTTACAAGGCCACAATCCAAAAACTCAAATAGTCCAAGCAATCTATatttatatctatatctatatctatatctatatctatatctatatctatactatctatatctatatctttcTTTAATAATAAAGAGAGAAACATTTCAGTGATTTTGTCAGTGAGTTACGTTTGTCCATTGTTGGTGTTTCCTTCATCCGTCCTCACGTGAGCGCTTCTTTCATTTTCGTAAGTCACCTCTGTATAAGGTCTGGTCTCGGGCCTAGGTCAGGAAACGAGTCCAGGTCAACATACCGCACCATATGTTAAACGCTCAACCGAGCCTGCCATGGTCGATCGCCGCCGAAGCGTCGACACCGAGGATAGGTTAGATGGAGAGCAAGGACGACACATCCGGGGGACGAGGACCGCAGTGAATAGGAGGAGTACGTCGCGGTACCCATGGACTCTTTCCGATCCAACCCCGCCGACTTGGACTTTAGATGCTAGGAATGCTCAACTTTTGGGATGCCTTTTCTGTCGAGGAAATAGAAAACGAGGAGACAAGATCTACCATGATGAACACGAGGTCATCGTGGTTTTGGCACCCCAATCATGGACTCCACAAGGCGGTGTAGAAATGCTTCTCTACCGCTGCTTGCACTCCTGCTAGCGCGCCATGGAAAAGGTGGGGATGAAGAACGGAGACCAGCAAATTGTGGAGGGGAGGGATGGTTCTGTGGCAGCCATGGATGCGGTGGTGGAGCTCTGGCCGAGGCTGCGGCGCTGCACTAGACGCGACATGTGATCGGTGCGGCTGGTCCATGCGAGGGGCTACGATTGTCAAGGCCGGGGTGTCGCGGACACCTGCGTTGTTTCTGGTTTCGTCAGGCTCTGTGCAGATCGATCTGTGTGTCATCGATCAAGCCCGAAATATGTTATGATAAGGGCTGGATAATTTCCGCGTTGAAATCGGCTCCGAATCCGTTCTAAGGTGTTCATATCGGGTTTTAAAGAACGGATATTCGATTCCGAAGTGTTGCTCCGGATACTGTGTAGGATACGGTATAGCAAAAAGCATGCGGATATGGATTATCCGAAATTTAATTAGGATAATCAGAAGATTTTGAACGGGATAATCTGATTTTTAGTCAAAAGCCAAGACCGGTCTTACAAGATTAGTAGTTATTGAATTACGAAATTTATTTGGCGAGCATGTTTAGTTCTAAATTCTATCAGTGATTGAGTTTCAGCCTATTGTATCTCTTTTTTCTCAACTACACAAGACTGACTCCCCTTACGATTTCAAAAACTATAACTATCTATCGATGAACATATATCCAACTTTTTTCTGGTCCAAATCCATCCCGTTACCGATTTCAATCTGCAGTCCTGTATATCAGCATTCGAATCTAAAACCGGTCAATATCCGTTTCGATCCGAATTCCAAAAATATACGGTAAACGATATGGTATGAGCAAAATTCGATAAAACATGATCCATTTACACCCCTAGTTATAATTGTGTGCCGCTCAGATATTTTATGTCATGTAACGGTCTGCTCGACTAAGGTATATATATGAAGTCTGATGAGGTTCGGCCTGTCGAGTGCACCATCGCCACTGTCCTAAATGGTTTCGCTGAGCGGTTAGCTGGTCTAAGGCAATGCCAGTAGCTAGACTTCGAAATTCTGAAATCTAGGTATCTCCATGCTCTCTTTTTATGCAATTATTTGCTGAATGTGTACGGTAGATGTGGACACGTTAACTTGGCTAAGAATTTGTTTGACGTTATGATAAATAAGGAGCTGTATCCTGGACCGCTGTTATTTCTGTTCTTATCCCTAATCGAGACAGACGAAGTACCAATTCATCTCGGCAAGTTGCTTAGACCCATACATCGCAGCGATTTCTTTTTTCTTGCTTTCACTTTGTTTTGTAAATATATGAGCTAAATCCTAAATGGAATAAAGCTTGTGGGCATAAACTCAAGTGTTATATTATTTGATGAGTAATTTAAACCCTCTTGCTTTCCTTTCTCCGCTAGCTCAAATCCTTCTTACAAGTTTTCTGAAAATTGTAGGTACATTCTAGAGGGCAAAAATCAGGAGTTCTACATCCAATGAAAGTATATATAGCATCATCAAATGTGAATGAATTACAATACATTTGTGTGTGCAGTTTACTAGACATTTACGAATAGCAATATTACAGTTACAACATATCCAAGATAGACTacttgatttttaaaattttgtgaTGCAACTGAATTCTTGCTTTTGTCTACACATTTGTCCTATGCAGCAATCATGAAAATAGCCATTTCTCACTTCTAATTTATACCTTTTTTAGAATACTTATTTTATTTTTGATAATATGAAATCTGTTTGGTCAATGTTTGAGACGTTGGTTGCACGTGCACAGATTAATATGTGATTGGATCAAGGAAAACCACACAAATGCAAGTAATTCCCAAGGTAACGGAAGCCAGATTTAATTATAATACTATAAACTTCATACTCGACAAGATTGAGCTATGCAAATAGTTGCATACACCGTCATTCTTCATTAGTGAAAATTTCCAAGGCCTAACAATTATTAAAAAAAAATTAATACGTAGCAAGGCGAAGCAATTTTCCTAGTCATGATTGTGTTCTCTTTTGCTAGACAGTTACCATGACACTTAAGCTTTAATCAAGATACTGAATATTATATGTACCAAAATAATACTCATCCCTCcatcattttttttttcttttcgaaaTGGGAGCAAAGCCCTGGTCTCTACATCAATCGATGCACACAACTTTTTATTGCATTATTTAGAGTAACAGAGTTATAAAGTTGTACATCTCATGCATCACACAGGGTGTATATAAAGATCAATGGGCAGAACAAAAGAAAAGTAGTGTTCTTAGGCATCATGTAAGCGTCTAACAAGCCACCAACCACCTTGGTTATAGATAGCCCATGCGACCATCCCCAGACAGTTGCATCCAGAATCCATGTGCGCCCGTTGCCTCTCCGGTAGCAGGTAAGACCATTCGCGGATCCAGAAAGTAGCCATACGGATAACCTGTAGAAAATGGGAAGTTCCAACATATTGTTAAAAATCGTATCATGTCTACAGTTCCACAACGCCCATATTAAAGCACAACGCCTATACATATACGAGCTTTAGTTTGCTTCTTAAGTCCATTGAGCCTTACCGAACATATTGGTAACATTAACAGGAGGAGGAATATTAAAAGTAaagtgaacaactctccaaacaaGACGAGCAAAGGAACATGCAAAAAAGAGATGGTTAATAGACTCATCTAAATCGCAGAAAACACATTTCTTACAACCATTCCAATTTCTCTTTACTAAATTGTCTTTGGTGAGTATTACCTTCTGATGAAGGAACCACATAAAGATCTTAATCTTTAAGGGTACTTATTTTCCAGATGTATTTCCTCAAAAAAAACCGTATGACCATTTATCATATCCATGTACATAGACTTTACTGTGAAAGAACCCGAGTTTGAAAGATTGCATATGAATCTATCTTCTTTGGTTGTTAAATTAACTCTCATTAACCTTCTCACTAATTGAATCCAAATTTCCCATCTATGCTCAGAAAGGACTCTTCTAAATTTAATATTTAGGTGAGATCCCGTGAAAAAAATTGGTAACTAAAACATTTTTCCATCGCACAATATTATAAGGAGATGGGTATTGTTTGGCCAATGGTGTGTCACCTAGCCAAGTATCCTCCCAAAACCGAGTCTTAAGACCATTTCCTACGCTAAAAGATCCTCTACTAAAGAACTCATCCTTGACTTCCATTAACCCTTTCTAGAATTATGAGTCAGTTGGTTTAGTCGTCACTTGTTACAATGTTTTATTCTTTAGGTATTGATTATGTAGCAGCTCTTGCCACACCCCTTCCTCATTTAAAAGTTTAAACAACCACTTACagcatttattcttaattactagaACCTCCACCCCAAGGTCACCTTGGTCTTTGGGTCGACAACTGATGTTCCATCTTGCCAGTCTATATTTTCGTTTATGCTGATCACTTTGCCAGAAGAAACAACTTGACCGATAAAAATCAAATCTTTTCTGAATCCCTTTAGGTATGTCAAGAAAAGATAACATAAACATCGGAAAACTTCTTAGAACGGAATTAACAAGAACTAATTTATCGCCGTATGATAGTAGCTTGCTCTGTCAACAATCCAACTTTTTCTCAAACCGGGTCTCCACTGAATTTCATTCTTTATTTAATAATCTTCTGTAATATAATGGATTGGAATACATAAGTATCTAAAAAGAAGAGAGCCAGCAGCACATTCCAAAATCTTAAATAGTCCTACCAATCTATATCTAAACCTCATAACGAAGGAAGTAAGGTTTTTCCTAAAATTTTCGTCCGTTTTGCATTTGCACTTATTTTTCAAACAAGATTGCATGTACAACCACCGCTTAAGTTTTCGTGCTGTAAATTATTGGCCACTCCCACGATTGACCATACCTCACGTGTTATTGCCCTGGACAGCCATAAGCCCACCAAGCCGCCAGAGACCGGCTCCCTTCATCTCACCTTGGCAAGTATTACGTTGAGTGGTCTCAAAAAATGTATTACATCAGTTCAAACCATAATCCCATCCCCGTTCAGTATAAATGGAGTACCTCAGTTGAAACCATAATCGACATTGCGCAACATGATTCGGCTTTGGGGTTACTTCGAGCGACGAGCGGCAGCATGCACAACATACTACTCGTTGGAGGGAGGACGTCGGGCGATGCatgagtgatgtctacgcacgcttctatttctgtagacagtgttgggcctccaagagcagaggtttgtagaacagcagcaagtttcccttaagtgaatcacccaaggtttatcgaactcagggaggtagaggtcaaagatatccctctcaagcaaccctgcaattacgatacaagaagtctcttgtgtccccaacacatctaatacacttgtcagatgtataggtgcactagttcggcgatgagatagtgaaatacaagtaatatggatgattgtaagtagtaattgcaatccgaaataaagatggcagcaagcaaacatgtaacagaacttgttggaaacggtgtttcaatgcttagaaacaaggcctagagatcatactttcactagtggacactctcaatattgatcacataactgaataaataaatgctactttctacactctcttgttggataacaaacaccattcattgtgtagggctacaaaagcacacctcaagccggagtaaacaagctccacaacatccggagttcatattaaagtaacctctagagtgcataatagaccgttgcaatttagaccgagtactaacatagcatacacactgtcaacgatagctatgaaagggggaacagatcccatcaatactatcatagtaatagttaacttcataatctacaagagattacaatcataacctacgccaagtactacatgatgcacacactgtcagcattacatcatggaggaggaatagaatactttattaACATCACTGGAGTAGCAcaaagattaatagtgatacaaagctcatgatcacataaagatcacatgggagagagagatgaaccacatagctactggtagagccctcagcctcgggggagaactactccctcctcatcatgggagacaacaacatcgatgaagatggcggtggtgtcgatggagatgactccgagggcaattctccttcccggcggcgtgccggaacagagacttctgtccctcgaaacggagtttcgtgatggcggcggcgtccctggagtctttctggagtttcgtcaattggtatcgagtttttaggtcacgaggggttatataggcgaagaggcggagtcggaggggccacggggccccctccccataggctggcgcggccagggggccacccgcgccgccttatgttgTGGGTCccatgctgcccgcctccgactctccttcggtgttctggaaccttccggggaaaataagatatttggcctttgtttcgtcgaattccgagaatattgcccgaacagcttttctggaaccaaaaaaacagaaaataggaactgtcactgtggcatcttgttaataggttagttccggaaaatgcataaaatcattataaagtgtgagcaaaacatgtaggtattgtcataaaactagcatggaacatcagaaagtatagatacgttggagacgtatcaatgagcgCCGGCTGAGTGCTGGAGACCGCTTGCTGCAGAGGGAACCCGAAGCATGACCACGTCGAAAATTACCAATACCCTGCCCTAACCAACAACCATCAAAGAAAAAGCCT includes the following:
- the LOC127325718 gene encoding defensin Tm-AMP-D1.2: MAVSSGRAAASAALLLLLLLATELGTTTVAEAGARTCRSQSHSFKGDCTSSTNCASVCKTEGFPDGKCKTHYLVSKCFCIKDC